The DNA region GCACGCAGGGTGAAGGAGACCAGGGCGGGGACCACCTCGGGCGGGGTGGTCCGGGTGTCCGGCGGGCGGGCGGCCGCGAGCGGGCCCGCCAGTGCCTCGCCGACCGCGCCGACGATCGCGGCGGCGGTCAGCTCCGGGTCCTGGCCGGGCACGTCGCCGGCGGCGAGGGCCGCGGTGATCTCGGCGGCGATCACGTCGCGGAAGGCCCGCCGGAACACCAGGCGTTCCGCGTCGACCACGGTGTCGGCCGGTTCGACCAGCAGCGCGTGGGCGAGCCGGGGGGCGCGCAGGGCGCGGGTGGCGAAGGTCTCGACCACGGCCGCGATCCGCTCCCGGGGGGTGTCGTGCCGGGCGACGGCCGCGTGGACGGCGGCCACCTCCCGGGTGACGACCCGGCGGAACAGTTCGACGGAGAGCTCGGCCTTGTTCGCGAAGTGCTGGTAGAGGGACCCGGTGGCGATCCCCGCGTGGTCGGCCACGGCGGCCATCGTGCAGCCGCCGTAGCCGCGCTCGGCGAGCAGCCCGACCGCGGCCTGGAGCACCGCCTCGCGCTGGGCGTCCAGGCGGGCCTGTACGGCGGGCGTGCGTCGGTAGGCCATGGAAGAATTGAAGCACTGATTCACTGCTTCGGGGAGGGGTCCGCGGGCCGGGAGTGCGGTACCGCCCCGAAAGCGGCGCGGGCGGGGCAGCCCTCCCCCGGGGCCCGGCCCCCGAGGCTCGGCAAGCCCCCGCCGAGGCCCGGAAAGCGCCAGGGGCCACCCGCCGACGCACGGTCGGCGGGTGGCCCCTCGGTCACTGCGTGGTGCCCGGTGCAGCGGCGCCCCCGAGTGCGGGACCCGGGCTTCGGCGCCCGGCACTACAGGCGCACGCGGTCCTGCTTCAGCCCCTCCTCGT from Kitasatospora sp. NBC_00458 includes:
- a CDS encoding TetR/AcrR family transcriptional regulator, producing MAYRRTPAVQARLDAQREAVLQAAVGLLAERGYGGCTMAAVADHAGIATGSLYQHFANKAELSVELFRRVVTREVAAVHAAVARHDTPRERIAAVVETFATRALRAPRLAHALLVEPADTVVDAERLVFRRAFRDVIAAEITAALAAGDVPGQDPELTAAAIVGAVGEALAGPLAAARPPDTRTTPPEVVPALVSFTLRALGGRDDSDA